One segment of Streptomyces sp. NBC_01463 DNA contains the following:
- the lepB gene encoding signal peptidase I, with translation MSGSGRTGDGHGRLGSKLSGLAVAVGCVLFLGGFAWGAVVYRPYTVPTESMTPTVNAGDRVLAQRVDGDEVRRGDVVVFTDHAWGDMPMVKRVVGIGGDKIACCDKGGRLKVNGIPVAESYLQAGDPASATNFTAEVPQGKLFLLGDDRRSSLDSRVHLEEGGQGSVPRSAVQARVDAVAWPLGGMIGRPQAFAALPGGVSSEGPLKLQLWAMAAGVVLILGGAVYGPLAARSGRSKRNKQGKVPAGVR, from the coding sequence ATGAGTGGATCAGGACGTACGGGTGACGGCCACGGCCGGCTCGGCAGCAAGCTGTCGGGGCTGGCCGTGGCCGTCGGCTGTGTGCTCTTCCTCGGTGGCTTCGCCTGGGGGGCCGTGGTGTACCGGCCGTACACGGTGCCGACCGAGTCGATGACCCCGACGGTGAACGCGGGTGACCGGGTCCTCGCGCAGCGCGTGGACGGCGACGAGGTGCGCCGGGGTGACGTGGTGGTCTTCACCGATCACGCCTGGGGCGACATGCCGATGGTGAAGCGGGTCGTCGGGATCGGCGGCGACAAGATCGCCTGCTGCGACAAGGGCGGCCGGCTCAAGGTCAACGGCATACCCGTGGCGGAATCGTATCTTCAGGCGGGGGACCCCGCCTCGGCGACAAACTTCACGGCCGAGGTGCCGCAGGGCAAGCTCTTCCTCCTGGGCGACGACCGCAGGTCCTCGCTGGACTCCCGGGTCCACCTGGAGGAAGGCGGACAGGGCTCGGTGCCGCGCAGCGCCGTGCAGGCCCGCGTGGACGCCGTCGCCTGGCCGCTGGGCGGCATGATCGGACGGCCGCAGGCCTTCGCCGCACTGCCCGGCGGGGTGTCCTCCGAAGGGCCGCTGAAGCTCCAGCTCTGGGCCATGGCCGCGGGTGTGGTGCTCATTCTGGGCGGCGCCGTGTACGGGCCTCTCGCGGCCCGGTCCGGCAGGTCGAAGCGGAACAAGCAGGGGAAGGTGCCGGCCGGTGTCCGTTGA
- the lepB gene encoding signal peptidase I, whose product MAVGARSGHDEPEDRPDTVGNAEPAGTTADSTESDGGSPGSGSTAQKKPRSFWKELPLLIGIALILALLIKTFLVQAFSIPSDSMQNTLQRGDRVLVDKLTPWFGSEPERGEVVVFHDPGGWLEDTQAPDPNVVQKFLSFIGLMPSAEEKDLIKRVIAVGGDTVQCKKNGPVTVNGKALDDKSFIFEGNTACNDEPFGPIKVPKGRIWVMGDHRQNSLDSRYHQELPGGGTVSNDEVVGRAVVIAWPVNRWATLPVPKTFDQPGINAAMGLAPGALGVAGALPLVFWRRRRLTGGRTAG is encoded by the coding sequence TTGGCGGTCGGCGCGCGATCCGGACACGACGAACCCGAGGACCGGCCGGACACTGTGGGGAATGCCGAGCCCGCCGGCACGACGGCGGACTCGACGGAGAGTGACGGCGGCTCCCCGGGCAGTGGCAGTACGGCACAGAAGAAGCCCCGCTCCTTCTGGAAGGAACTGCCCCTGCTCATCGGCATCGCGCTCATTCTCGCGCTGCTGATCAAGACATTCCTGGTGCAGGCGTTCTCGATCCCGTCGGACTCGATGCAGAACACGCTCCAGCGGGGCGACCGGGTGCTGGTCGACAAGCTGACGCCGTGGTTCGGCTCCGAGCCCGAGCGCGGCGAAGTGGTCGTCTTCCACGACCCGGGCGGCTGGCTGGAGGACACTCAGGCACCCGACCCGAACGTGGTGCAGAAGTTCCTGAGCTTCATCGGGCTGATGCCGTCGGCCGAGGAGAAGGACCTGATCAAGCGCGTCATCGCGGTCGGCGGTGACACGGTGCAGTGCAAGAAGAACGGACCGGTCACGGTCAACGGCAAGGCGCTGGACGACAAGTCGTTCATCTTCGAGGGCAACACCGCCTGCAACGACGAGCCGTTCGGACCGATCAAGGTGCCCAAGGGCCGTATCTGGGTGATGGGCGACCACCGCCAGAACTCCCTCGACTCCCGCTACCACCAGGAGCTGCCGGGCGGCGGCACCGTCTCCAACGACGAGGTGGTCGGCCGGGCCGTGGTCATCGCGTGGCCGGTCAACCGCTGGGCGACACTGCCGGTCCCCAAGACGTTCGACCAGCCGGGGATCAACGCCGCGATGGGCCTGGCTCCGGGAGCACTCGGTGTAGCCGGAGCGCTGCCCCTCGTGTTCTGGCGCCGGCGGAGGCTGACCGGCGGGCGTACCGCCGGGTAG
- the lepB gene encoding signal peptidase I: protein MGNRGRGHGAADPAIPLPTGTRPTAARSLPTRAERRKLARKVKRRRRRSAVKEIPVLITVALLIALVLKTFLVQAFVIPSGSMEQTIRIGDRVLVDKLTPWFGSRPQRGDVVVFKNPSDWPPPNPVDAGGSDSPVVIKQVKEALTFIGLLPSDDEQDLIKRVVAVGGDTVKCCEKDGRLIVNGVAVDEPYIYPGDSPSTIKFEVKVPAGRIFVMGDHRSNSADSRFHLDKTADGTVSEDAVVGRAVVIAWPFGHWSRLEERSAFSSVPDARAGTAAAPGPSNSVSQDPNGMIRLPTPAELPLVMGVVGLHRLGRRRWHGIRSGCGGFGGRRAIRTRRTRGPAGHCGECRARRHDGGLDGE from the coding sequence ATGGGTAACCGGGGGCGCGGCCACGGCGCCGCGGATCCCGCGATTCCGCTGCCCACCGGCACCCGGCCGACGGCCGCGCGCTCGCTGCCCACCCGGGCGGAGCGGCGCAAGCTCGCGCGCAAGGTCAAGCGGCGGCGGCGCAGGTCGGCGGTGAAGGAGATCCCCGTCCTGATCACCGTGGCGCTGCTGATCGCCCTGGTCCTCAAGACCTTCCTGGTGCAGGCCTTCGTGATCCCGTCTGGGTCCATGGAACAGACCATCCGGATCGGTGACCGGGTCCTCGTGGACAAGCTGACGCCCTGGTTCGGCTCCAGGCCGCAGCGCGGCGACGTCGTCGTGTTCAAGAACCCCTCGGACTGGCCGCCGCCCAATCCGGTGGATGCCGGCGGGTCGGACTCACCGGTGGTCATCAAGCAGGTGAAGGAAGCACTGACCTTCATCGGGCTGCTGCCGTCGGACGACGAGCAGGACCTGATCAAGCGCGTGGTCGCCGTCGGCGGCGACACGGTGAAGTGCTGCGAGAAGGACGGCCGGCTCATCGTCAACGGGGTGGCCGTCGACGAGCCGTACATCTATCCCGGCGATTCGCCCTCCACGATCAAATTCGAGGTAAAGGTTCCGGCCGGGCGAATCTTCGTCATGGGGGACCATCGTTCCAATTCCGCTGATTCGCGGTTCCATCTGGACAAGACGGCCGACGGCACGGTTTCCGAAGACGCGGTAGTGGGACGGGCTGTGGTGATCGCCTGGCCCTTCGGACACTGGAGCCGGCTGGAGGAACGTTCGGCGTTCTCCTCGGTCCCGGACGCGCGCGCCGGGACGGCTGCCGCCCCCGGACCGTCGAATAGTGTGTCCCAGGATCCCAACGGAATGATCCGGCTCCCGACCCCTGCGGAACTCCCGCTCGTTATGGGAGTGGTGGGCCTGCACCGGCTAGGGCGCAGGCGGTGGCACGGAATAAGGAGTGGATGTGGGGGATTTGGCGGTCGGCGCGCGATCCGGACACGACGAACCCGAGGACCGGCCGGACACTGTGGGGAATGCCGAGCCCGCCGGCACGACGGCGGACTCGACGGAGAGTGA
- the lepB gene encoding signal peptidase I: MDTEPQHMERDRSSAPATGPEEGSRFSRIPSRFATSMSWRRTLALGAVCAAAVLLFSNFVVQPFLIPSGSMESTLQVGDRVLVNKLAYRFGSVPQRGDVVVFDGTGSFVQESPPENPVTGLLHGAAASLGLAEPAETDFVKRVVGVGGDRVVCCDKRGRVEVNGLPVDEDYLFAGDVPSRVPFDIVVPDGTLWMMGDHRSNSRDSRDHLGEPGGGMVPVDKVIGRADWLGWPLGRLGSVPGTGAFDGIPAPGATHG; the protein is encoded by the coding sequence ATGGACACGGAACCACAGCACATGGAGCGCGACCGCTCCTCCGCACCCGCTACGGGTCCGGAGGAGGGGTCGCGCTTCTCGCGTATCCCGAGCCGGTTCGCCACCTCGATGTCATGGCGGCGCACGCTGGCGCTCGGTGCCGTCTGCGCGGCCGCCGTGCTGCTCTTCAGCAACTTCGTGGTGCAGCCCTTCCTGATCCCGAGTGGCTCGATGGAGTCCACGCTGCAGGTCGGGGACCGGGTGCTCGTCAACAAATTGGCGTACCGTTTCGGCTCCGTACCCCAGCGCGGCGACGTGGTGGTCTTCGACGGCACCGGCTCCTTCGTCCAGGAGAGCCCGCCGGAGAACCCCGTCACCGGGCTGCTGCACGGAGCGGCGGCTTCCCTGGGGCTCGCGGAGCCCGCCGAGACCGACTTCGTGAAGCGGGTGGTGGGCGTGGGGGGTGACCGGGTGGTCTGCTGCGACAAACGCGGGAGGGTCGAGGTGAACGGCCTGCCGGTGGACGAGGACTACCTGTTCGCGGGCGACGTGCCGTCCCGGGTCCCCTTCGACATCGTCGTCCCCGACGGCACGCTGTGGATGATGGGTGACCACCGCTCCAACTCCCGCGACTCCCGCGACCACCTGGGCGAACCGGGCGGCGGCATGGTGCCCGTCGACAAGGTGATCGGCCGGGCCGACTGGCTCGGCTGGCCCCTCGGCAGGCTGGGGTCGGTGCCGGGCACCGGGGCCTTCGACGGCATACCGGCGCCGGGCGCCACCCATGGGTAA
- the rplS gene encoding 50S ribosomal protein L19 has protein sequence MASLLDDVNAASLRTDVPAFRPGDTVNVHVRVIEGNRSRIQQFKGIVIRRQGAGISETFTVRKVSFQVGVERTFPVHSPIFEKIEVVTRGDVRRAKLYFLRELRGKAAKIKEKRDR, from the coding sequence ATGGCTTCCCTGCTCGATGACGTCAACGCCGCATCGCTGCGTACCGACGTCCCGGCGTTCCGCCCCGGCGACACCGTCAACGTCCACGTCCGCGTGATCGAGGGCAACCGCTCCCGTATCCAGCAGTTCAAGGGCATTGTCATCCGCCGCCAGGGCGCGGGCATCAGCGAGACCTTCACGGTCCGCAAGGTCTCCTTCCAGGTCGGCGTCGAGCGCACCTTCCCGGTGCACAGCCCGATCTTCGAGAAGATCGAGGTCGTCACCCGCGGTGACGTGCGTCGCGCCAAGCTGTACTTCCTCCGTGAGCTGCGCGGCAAGGCCGCGAAGATCAAGGAGAAGCGCGACCGCTGA
- the trmD gene encoding tRNA (guanosine(37)-N1)-methyltransferase TrmD: MRLDVVTIFPEYLEPLNVSLVGKARARGRLGVHVHDLREWTYDRHNTVDDTPYGGGPGMVMKTEPWGDALDEALADGYESGAHSPVLVVPTPSGRPFTQELAVELSERPWLIFTPARYEGIDRRVTEEYATRMPVVEVSIGDYVLAGGEAAVLVITEAVARLLPGVLGNAESHRDDSFAPGAMANLLEGPVYTKPPEWRGRGIPDVLLSGHHGRIARWRRDEAFRRTALNRPDLIERCEAAAFDKKDREMLSILGWSPEPGGRFWRRPQAVEE, encoded by the coding sequence ATGCGCCTCGACGTCGTCACGATCTTCCCCGAGTACCTGGAACCGCTGAACGTCTCGCTCGTCGGCAAGGCCCGCGCCCGCGGCCGCCTCGGCGTGCATGTGCACGATCTGCGGGAGTGGACGTACGACCGCCACAACACGGTCGACGACACCCCCTACGGCGGCGGTCCCGGCATGGTCATGAAGACCGAGCCGTGGGGCGACGCGCTGGACGAGGCCCTGGCCGACGGATACGAGTCCGGGGCGCACTCCCCGGTGCTCGTGGTGCCCACGCCGAGCGGCCGGCCGTTCACCCAGGAGCTCGCCGTCGAGCTGTCCGAGCGGCCCTGGCTGATCTTCACCCCGGCCCGCTACGAGGGCATCGACCGGCGGGTGACGGAGGAGTACGCCACCCGGATGCCGGTCGTCGAGGTGTCCATCGGCGACTACGTGCTCGCCGGCGGCGAGGCCGCGGTGCTGGTGATCACGGAGGCGGTGGCACGGCTGCTGCCCGGCGTGCTCGGCAACGCCGAGTCGCACCGGGACGACTCCTTCGCCCCCGGCGCGATGGCCAACCTCCTGGAGGGCCCCGTCTACACCAAGCCGCCCGAGTGGCGCGGCCGGGGCATTCCTGACGTGCTGCTCAGCGGCCACCACGGCCGGATCGCACGCTGGCGCCGGGACGAGGCCTTCCGCCGCACCGCGCTCAACCGGCCCGATCTGATCGAGCGCTGCGAGGCGGCGGCCTTCGACAAGAAGGACCGCGAGATGCTCTCCATCCTGGGCTGGTCCCCGGAGCCCGGCGGCCGATTTTGGCGCAGGCCCCAGGCCGTGGAAGAATAG
- the rimM gene encoding ribosome maturation factor RimM (Essential for efficient processing of 16S rRNA) gives MQLVVARIGRAHGIKGEVTVEVRTDEPELRLGPGAVLATEPASTGPLTIETGRVHSGRLLLRFEGVRDRTAAEALRNTLLIADVDPAELPEDPEEFYDHQLMDLDVVLADGTEIGRITEITHLPSQDLFIVERPDGTEVMIPFVEEIVTEIDLEEQRAVINPPPGLIDESQAVVVSTRDEEAAAGSARDGSDEAGKDA, from the coding sequence GTGCAGTTGGTAGTCGCGCGGATCGGTCGCGCCCACGGCATCAAGGGCGAGGTCACCGTCGAGGTGCGCACGGACGAGCCGGAGCTCCGGCTCGGGCCCGGTGCCGTACTGGCCACCGAGCCGGCCTCGACCGGGCCGCTGACGATCGAGACCGGCCGGGTGCACAGCGGCAGGCTGCTGCTGCGCTTCGAGGGCGTACGCGACCGTACGGCCGCCGAGGCGCTGCGCAACACGCTGCTGATCGCCGACGTCGACCCGGCGGAGCTCCCGGAGGACCCCGAGGAGTTCTACGACCATCAGCTGATGGACCTCGACGTGGTGCTCGCCGACGGCACCGAGATCGGCCGGATCACCGAGATCACACATCTGCCGTCCCAGGACCTCTTCATCGTGGAGCGTCCCGACGGCACCGAGGTGATGATCCCGTTCGTCGAGGAGATCGTCACCGAGATCGACCTGGAGGAGCAGCGCGCGGTGATCAACCCGCCGCCGGGTCTGATCGACGAGAGCCAGGCGGTCGTGGTGTCCACGCGCGACGAGGAGGCCGCCGCCGGTTCCGCGCGGGACGGCTCCGACGAAGCCGGGAAAGACGCCTGA
- a CDS encoding RNA-binding protein encodes MLEEALEHLVKGIVDNPDDVQVASRNLRRGRVLEVRVHPDDLGKVIGRNGRTARALRTVVGAIGGRGIRVDLVDVDQVR; translated from the coding sequence ATGCTCGAGGAGGCTCTCGAGCACCTCGTGAAAGGCATCGTCGACAACCCCGACGACGTGCAGGTCGCCTCGCGCAACCTGCGTCGTGGTCGCGTGCTCGAGGTTCGGGTCCACCCCGATGACCTCGGCAAGGTGATCGGTCGCAACGGCCGCACCGCACGCGCGCTGCGCACCGTCGTGGGCGCCATCGGCGGCCGTGGTATCCGCGTCGACCTCGTCGATGTGGATCAGGTTCGCTGA
- the rpsP gene encoding 30S ribosomal protein S16: MAVKIKLKRLGKIRSPHYRIVVADSRTRRDGRAIEEIGLYHPVQNPSRIEVNAERAQYWLSVGAQPTEPVLAILKLTGDWQAHKGLPAPAPLLQPEPKADKRALFEALTKDAGEESKGEAITQKAKKADKKADDAADAAAPAESTEA; the protein is encoded by the coding sequence GTGGCAGTCAAGATCAAGCTGAAGCGTCTGGGCAAGATCCGTTCGCCTCACTACCGCATCGTCGTCGCCGACTCCCGTACCCGCCGTGACGGCCGGGCCATCGAGGAGATCGGCCTGTACCACCCGGTGCAGAACCCCTCGCGCATCGAGGTCAACGCAGAGCGCGCGCAGTACTGGCTGTCCGTCGGCGCCCAGCCGACCGAGCCGGTCCTCGCGATCCTGAAGCTCACCGGTGACTGGCAGGCGCACAAGGGCCTCCCGGCCCCCGCGCCGCTGCTGCAGCCGGAGCCCAAGGCTGACAAGCGCGCCCTGTTCGAGGCCCTCACCAAGGACGCCGGCGAGGAGTCCAAGGGCGAGGCCATCACGCAGAAGGCGAAGAAGGCCGACAAGAAGGCGGACGACGCTGCTGACGCAGCTGCGCCCGCCGAGTCGACCGAGGCCTGA
- a CDS encoding class I SAM-dependent methyltransferase, with amino-acid sequence MTPTLVRHHRQAEPSAPVDTGSRARDWAEIQERMLAPLYEAVYRRLEVGPATRMLSLGCGSGLALLIAAGRGARVTGVDADPERLALARVRLLPGPEGEGGPAAAEPQLLESLPATAAAGSSCNLITAFTPIGCSAGDGDELVRALGAAVPMAGRGSTVVLTGWGPPERCATDAVLQVATRLAEGPDVPRGARRDDLENVAFRSGLNPDGSGRVACPFGYADLDSAVRGLLSTRLFDAAVRATDRSQVEKEVAEALHPHLRRDGTVWMPNVFRYLVCTT; translated from the coding sequence ATGACACCAACGCTCGTCCGGCACCACAGGCAGGCGGAGCCTTCCGCCCCCGTGGACACCGGTTCCCGTGCCCGTGACTGGGCCGAGATCCAGGAGCGGATGCTCGCACCGCTGTACGAGGCGGTGTACAGGCGGCTCGAAGTGGGCCCCGCCACGCGGATGCTCTCGCTCGGCTGCGGCTCCGGGCTCGCACTGCTGATCGCGGCAGGCCGCGGAGCGCGCGTCACCGGAGTCGACGCCGACCCGGAGCGTCTCGCGCTCGCGCGGGTCCGGCTGCTGCCCGGCCCGGAGGGCGAGGGCGGGCCTGCCGCCGCCGAGCCGCAGCTCCTGGAGTCCCTGCCGGCGACCGCGGCCGCCGGAAGCTCCTGCAACCTGATCACCGCGTTCACCCCGATCGGCTGCTCGGCCGGCGACGGGGACGAACTGGTGCGGGCGCTCGGTGCCGCGGTGCCCATGGCGGGCCGGGGCAGCACCGTCGTCCTGACCGGCTGGGGACCGCCCGAGCGGTGTGCCACCGACGCGGTGCTCCAGGTGGCGACCCGGCTCGCGGAGGGACCTGACGTACCCAGGGGAGCCCGGCGGGACGATCTGGAGAACGTGGCGTTCCGGTCCGGGCTGAATCCGGACGGCTCGGGACGGGTGGCCTGCCCGTTCGGCTACGCGGACCTGGACAGCGCGGTACGCGGTCTGCTGTCGACCCGGCTCTTCGACGCGGCGGTACGGGCGACCGACCGCTCCCAGGTGGAGAAGGAGGTCGCGGAGGCCCTGCATCCGCATCTGCGCCGGGACGGCACGGTCTGGATGCCCAACGTGTTCCGCTATCTCGTCTGCACGACGTAG
- the ftsH gene encoding ATP-dependent zinc metalloprotease FtsH codes for MTSPVPPRDRTDQPWRSEGAPPPPPPGRKMPGGWGGLLLTALAVYLIANLVLSFFNGDEEPTIAYTEFSKQVTSGNVSKIYSKGDAIQGQLKKEAKVPGKDDKYTKFVTQRPAFADDNLWAELVKDDVTVTAEPVVKERSFLANLLISLAPMLLLVLLWVFIARRMSRGGMGGGMGGFGRKAPPKPVELEGSRRTTFKDVAGIDEVEGELNDVVDFLKNPDAYRRMGARMPGGVLLAGPPGTGKTLLARAVAGEAGVPFFSASASEFIEMIVGVGAGRVRELFAEARKVAPAIVFIDEIDTIGRARGGGSGMGGHDEREQTLNQILTEMDGFSGSEGVIVLAATNRADVLDPALTRPGRFDRIVQVSPPDKNGREAILEIHTRQIPMAGDVDLAQVARTTPGMTGADLANLANEAALLAVKRGQPEVDGADFSDALEKVQLGAERSLVMSDEERRRTAFHESGHALLGMLQPGADPVRKVTIVPRGRALGVTLSTPDADKYAYTEEYLRGRITGALGGMAAEQVVFGVITTGAESDLEQVTSLARGMVGRWGMSHRVGRLTAIPGDAQQAYGLSAAPATLDAVDDEMRRIVDECYEEACRLLRENRDRLDSLATALLANETLDEADAYRAAGITRLAK; via the coding sequence GTGACCAGTCCCGTACCTCCCCGCGACCGCACCGACCAGCCCTGGCGGTCCGAAGGCGCACCGCCGCCCCCGCCGCCGGGCCGGAAGATGCCGGGAGGCTGGGGCGGACTCCTGCTGACCGCCCTGGCGGTCTATCTGATCGCCAACCTGGTGCTCTCCTTCTTCAACGGGGACGAAGAGCCGACGATCGCGTACACGGAGTTCAGCAAGCAGGTCACCTCGGGCAACGTCTCCAAGATCTACTCCAAGGGCGATGCCATCCAGGGGCAGCTGAAGAAGGAGGCGAAGGTCCCGGGCAAGGACGACAAGTACACCAAGTTCGTCACGCAGCGGCCCGCCTTCGCCGACGACAACCTCTGGGCGGAACTGGTCAAGGACGACGTCACGGTCACCGCCGAACCCGTCGTCAAGGAGCGCAGCTTCCTCGCCAACCTGCTGATCTCGCTCGCCCCGATGCTGCTGCTGGTCCTGCTCTGGGTGTTCATCGCCCGCCGGATGTCCCGCGGGGGCATGGGCGGCGGCATGGGCGGCTTCGGCCGCAAGGCGCCGCCCAAGCCGGTCGAGCTGGAGGGGAGCCGGCGCACGACCTTCAAGGACGTGGCCGGCATCGACGAGGTCGAGGGCGAGCTCAACGACGTCGTCGACTTCCTGAAGAACCCGGACGCCTACCGGAGGATGGGTGCCCGGATGCCCGGGGGAGTGCTCCTCGCGGGCCCTCCCGGCACCGGCAAGACGCTGCTGGCGCGGGCGGTCGCGGGAGAGGCGGGGGTGCCGTTCTTCTCCGCCTCGGCCTCCGAGTTCATCGAGATGATCGTCGGGGTCGGCGCCGGCCGGGTCCGCGAACTCTTCGCCGAGGCGCGCAAGGTCGCCCCCGCCATCGTGTTCATCGACGAGATCGACACCATCGGGCGGGCCCGCGGCGGCGGCTCCGGCATGGGCGGCCACGACGAGCGCGAACAGACGCTCAACCAGATCCTCACCGAGATGGACGGCTTCTCCGGTTCGGAGGGCGTGATCGTCCTCGCCGCCACCAACCGCGCCGACGTCCTCGACCCGGCGCTCACCCGGCCCGGCCGCTTCGACCGGATCGTCCAGGTCAGCCCGCCGGACAAGAACGGCCGGGAGGCCATCCTGGAGATCCACACCCGGCAGATCCCGATGGCCGGTGACGTGGACCTGGCCCAGGTGGCCCGCACGACTCCCGGGATGACCGGCGCCGATCTCGCCAACCTCGCCAACGAGGCCGCGCTGCTCGCCGTGAAGCGGGGGCAGCCGGAGGTCGACGGGGCCGACTTCTCGGACGCCCTGGAGAAGGTCCAGCTCGGCGCGGAGCGCTCGCTCGTGATGTCGGACGAGGAGCGCCGCAGGACCGCGTTCCACGAGAGCGGGCACGCGCTGCTGGGGATGCTCCAGCCGGGCGCCGACCCGGTCCGCAAGGTCACCATCGTGCCGCGGGGCCGGGCGCTGGGCGTCACGCTCTCGACGCCGGACGCGGACAAGTACGCGTACACCGAGGAGTACCTGCGCGGCCGGATCACCGGAGCGCTCGGCGGCATGGCCGCCGAGCAGGTGGTGTTCGGCGTCATCACGACCGGCGCGGAGAGCGACCTGGAGCAGGTCACGAGTCTGGCCCGGGGGATGGTGGGCCGCTGGGGCATGAGCCACCGGGTGGGACGCCTGACGGCGATCCCGGGCGACGCCCAGCAGGCGTACGGTCTGTCGGCCGCGCCCGCGACGCTGGACGCGGTGGACGACGAGATGCGCCGGATCGTCGACGAGTGCTACGAGGAGGCGTGCCGGCTGCTGCGCGAGAACCGGGACCGGCTGGACTCGCTGGCCACGGCGCTGCTGGCGAACGAGACGCTGGACGAGGCGGACGCCTACCGGGCGGCGGGCATCACCCGGCTGGCCAAGTAG
- the ffh gene encoding signal recognition particle protein: MFDTLSDRLAATFKNLRGKGRLSEADIDATAREIRIALLEADVALPVVRSFIANVKERARGVEVSQALNPAQQMIKIVNEELVSILGGETRRLRFAKTAPTVIMLAGLQGAGKTTLAGKLGVWLKGQGHSPLLVACDLQRPNAVNQLSVVAERAGVAVYAPEPGNGVGDPVKVAKDSIEFARSKQFDIVVVDTAGRLGIDQELMRQAADIRDAVSPDEILFVVDAMIGQDAVNTAEAFRDGVGFDGVVLSKLDGDARGGAALSIAHVTGKQIMFASNGEKLEDFDAFHPDRMASRILDMGDLLTLIEQAEKTFSQEEAAQMASKLASSKGGKDFTLDDFLAQMEQVRKMGSISKLLGMLPGMGQIKDQINNIDERDVDRTAAIIKSMTPKERAEPTIINGSRRARIAKGSGVDVSAVKNLVERFFDARKMMSKMAQGGGMPGMPGMPGMGGGPGRQKKQVKQAKGKRKSGNPMKRKADEQAAAARREQAAQGGALGLPAGQEDKNFELPDEFKKFMG; this comes from the coding sequence GTGTTCGATACTCTCTCCGACCGCCTTGCCGCGACTTTCAAGAACCTCAGGGGCAAGGGCCGCTTGTCCGAGGCGGACATCGACGCCACGGCTCGCGAGATCCGTATCGCCCTGCTGGAAGCCGATGTCGCGCTCCCCGTCGTCCGGTCCTTCATCGCCAACGTCAAGGAGCGGGCGCGCGGCGTCGAGGTCTCCCAGGCGCTGAACCCCGCACAGCAGATGATCAAGATCGTCAACGAGGAGCTCGTCTCCATCCTCGGTGGCGAGACCCGGCGGCTGCGGTTCGCGAAGACCGCGCCCACCGTGATCATGCTCGCCGGCCTCCAGGGTGCAGGCAAGACGACCCTCGCCGGAAAGCTCGGCGTCTGGCTCAAGGGCCAGGGCCACTCCCCGCTGCTCGTCGCCTGTGACCTCCAGCGCCCCAACGCCGTGAACCAGCTGAGCGTCGTCGCCGAGCGCGCGGGCGTCGCCGTGTACGCGCCGGAGCCCGGCAACGGCGTCGGCGACCCGGTCAAGGTCGCCAAGGACTCGATCGAGTTCGCCCGGTCCAAGCAGTTCGACATCGTCGTCGTCGACACCGCCGGCCGCCTCGGCATCGACCAGGAGCTGATGCGGCAGGCCGCGGACATCCGCGACGCCGTCAGCCCCGACGAGATCCTCTTCGTCGTCGACGCGATGATCGGCCAGGACGCGGTCAACACCGCGGAGGCCTTCCGCGACGGCGTCGGCTTCGACGGCGTGGTGCTCTCCAAGCTCGACGGCGACGCCCGTGGTGGTGCTGCCCTGTCGATCGCCCACGTCACGGGCAAGCAGATCATGTTCGCGTCGAACGGTGAGAAGCTCGAGGACTTCGACGCCTTCCACCCCGACCGCATGGCGTCCCGCATCCTCGACATGGGTGACCTGCTCACCCTGATCGAGCAGGCGGAGAAGACCTTCAGCCAGGAAGAGGCCGCTCAAATGGCCTCCAAGCTGGCGTCCAGCAAGGGCGGGAAGGACTTCACGCTCGACGACTTCCTGGCCCAGATGGAGCAGGTCCGGAAGATGGGCTCCATCTCCAAGCTGCTCGGGATGCTGCCCGGCATGGGGCAGATCAAGGACCAGATCAACAACATCGACGAGCGTGACGTCGACCGCACCGCCGCGATCATCAAGTCGATGACCCCGAAGGAGCGCGCCGAGCCGACGATCATCAACGGCTCGCGCCGGGCCCGTATCGCCAAGGGTTCCGGTGTCGACGTCAGCGCCGTGAAGAACCTGGTCGAGCGGTTCTTCGACGCCCGCAAGATGATGTCGAAGATGGCGCAGGGCGGCGGCATGCCGGGGATGCCCGGGATGCCGGGCATGGGCGGCGGCCCCGGCCGGCAGAAGAAGCAGGTCAAGCAGGCCAAGGGCAAGCGCAAGAGCGGTAACCCGATGAAGCGCAAGGCCGACGAGCAGGCCGCGGCGGCCCGCCGCGAGCAGGCGGCCCAGGGCGGCGCACTCGGACTGCCGGCCGGCCAGGAGGACAAGAACTTCGAGCTGCCGGACGAGTTCAAGAAGTTCATGGGCTGA